GACGCTGTAATCGGGCTCGAAGACGCCCATCTGCTTTCGGATGCCTTCGCTGGTGAGTCCGATTTTCTTTCCGATCTCCGTGCAACCGCTCTCTTTTTTCAGGCGGAGGAAGTCCAGCTGGATGGCGTAGGCTTCCTCGACGGTGATGTCCGGGTAGCGCTCCGTCAAGGGCGCTACAGGCTTTTTCGTTTTCCAGGCCTCAAACAATTCTCCGGCCAGTTTGCCGCTCAGACTCTTCTCCATGGCCCATCCTTACACGTTGTCGTCTTTCTGTCCCGGCACGAGAACCAGATCGCTCTCATCCACGAGATACTCGTCTTTATATTCGTCGCAGGGCTTGCAGACGGGCAGAATATAGACCTTCTTGTCCTTCACGCCGACTTTGGTGACCTGAGCGCCCACTTCGGCGGCGTTCTGGCAGATCCCGGCGAGACAGTGGGGCGCTTTCCTGCCCTGCTGTTCTTCCCAGTAAGCCAGCCAGGATGCGTATCCCTTCGGATGATTGGACCCCGCGCTTTTTTCATTTTTGACTGTTATTTTTGCCATGTGAAACCTCCTTTTTCAATATCTTAAAAATTTTTGATTTTCTTTTTCAAACCGTATTTGCCGGTTTTGGCCGCTTCAATTATATCATTTCCGTCGAGCCTTGTCAATGCCCGGTCCGTCCGTTCATTTTTTCCCGTTCATTTTTTTCAGAACGTCCCGGATGGCCTGCTCGATACTGGTAAAGCCCTTGATTTCATCTTTTGTGACAAAGGCGTCGATTTCTTTTTTCGTATAGCCCAAGCCCTCCAGCGCCTCGTACAATTCCTCCTCGATCTCGAGATAACCCATCCTTGCCCGGCCTTTCTCTCCGCCGGACAATTTGGCCAGCGTCTTGATTTTTCCCTTGAGGTCCAGAATGAGCTGTTGAGCTTTCTTTTCTCCCATCTTGGGCACTTTCTTGAGATTTTTGTAGTCGTCGTCGGCCACGAGCTCGCAGATCGTCTCGACGTCAAAGGTGGACATGACCGAAAGGGCCAGCGTCACCCCGATGCCCTTGACGCCCATCAAAAGCTCAAAGAGCGTCTTTTCCCGCTCCTCGAGAAAACCGATGAGCCGGAAGCTGTCTTCCTTGATGTGGTTGTAGATGTAAAGCCGCGCCTTTTCCCCGACCGTAAGGTTGTCGTAGGTCAAAAGGGAAATGCTGACGCGGTAGCCGGCGCCGCCGACGTCAATGGCCGCGTAATCGGGTTTTTTAAAGGCCACTTTGCCCTCGAGATATTCGAACATATGCGCTCCTTGTCAGGAAATCTTTTTTTTCAAAACCGCTTTCTTTTCTTTTACCGCCACCCGTTTTGCCGTTTGCGGCAACACTTTTTTCAGGTATTCTCCCGTGTAGCTTTTTTTGTTTTTCATGACGTCCTCGGGCGTCCCTTGGGCCACGACGGTCCCGCCTCCGGCCCCGCCTTCGGGACCGATGTCGATAATGTAATCGGCCGTCTTGATCACGTCGAGGTTGTGCTCGATGACGACGACGCTGTTGCCCATGTCGACCAGACGGTTCAGCACGCTGAGCAGCTTTTTGATATCGTCGAAATGGAGCCCCGTCGTCGGTTCGTCGAGGATATAGATCGTCTTGCCCCGAGTGGATTTGGAGAGCTCCGTGGCGAGCTTGATCCGTTGCGCTTCGCCGCCCGAAAGCGTCGTGGCCGGCTGGCCCAGCTTGATGTAGTCGAGACCCACGTCCACGAGGACCTTGAGTCTTTTTTCCAGGGCCGGAATGCTTCTGAAAAATTCATAGGCCTCTCCGACGCTCATGTCGAGTACATCGGAGATGTTTTTCCCCTTGTAGTAGACGTCCAGCGTTTCTTTATTGTAGCGTTTCCCCTTGCAGACCTCACATTCGACGTAGACGTCGGGGAGAAAATTCATCTCGATCTTGATGATGCCCGCGCCCTGACAGGCCTCGCAGCGCCCGCCCCGGACGTTGAAGGAAAATCTTCCCTTGTCGAAGCCGTGGAGCTTGGAATCCCGGCTCTTGGCAAAGAGATCCCGGATATCGTCAAAGAGCTTCGTGTAGGTGGCGGGATTGGACCGCGGCGTCCGCCCGATGGGGCTCTGGTCGATGTCAATGACCTTTTCCAGGTGCTCGAGACCCTGGATTTCTTTGTAGGCGAGGGGATAGAGTTTTCCCCGGTTGAGTTTATTAAAGAGGGCCGGATAGAGCGTCTGGTTGATGATCGTGGATTTGCCGCTCCCCGAGACGCCGGTCACGGCCACGAAGACCTCGAGGGGGATCTCCACGTCGATATTTTTGAGGTTGTTTCCTTTCGCGCCCACGAGCTTGATTGACTTGTCCCAGGCCCGTCTCCCGGCGGGGACGTCAATTTTGAGCTCCTTTTTGAGGTATTTTCCCGTCAGGGACGCGGGATTTTCCATGATCTCGTCGGGCGTCCCGTGGGCCACCACGTCGCCGCCCTGATCTCCCGCGCCGGGGCCGATATCGATGATTTCGTCGGCCGTCCGCATGGTCTCTTCGTCATGCTCGACGACGATCAGCGTATTGCCCAGGTTCCGGAGCCGCTCCAGGGAAGCGAGGAGCTTGGAATTGTCCCGCTGGTGGAGGCCTATGCTCGGTTCGTCCAGTACATAGAGGACGCCGGTCAGCCCGGAGCCGATCTGTGTCGCGAGCCGGATCCGCTGAGCTTCTCCGCCCGAAAGGGATTTTGTCTCCCGGCCCAGCGTCAGATACTCGAGACCGACGTTGATCATGAAGCGCAGGCGCTCCCGGATTTCCTTCAGGATCTCCTTCGCGATCTTTTCCTGTTTTTCGCTGAGTTCCAGATCGAGGAAAAAGCCGAGGGCCTCTTTTATGCTGAGGTCGCAGATGTCCATGATGTTCTTTCCGCCGACGGTGACCGAAAGCACTTCTTTGGTGAGCCTCCTGCCGTTACAGGTTTTACATACGATTTCAGTCATGTATTTATTTTCGATTTCTTCTTTTTGCGCCTCGGAAAAGGATTCGTAATAGCGCCGCTGGAGGTTCTTGATGGCCCCCTCGTATTCCTTGAGCCCGTGAAAACTGAATTCCTTGCCGTCGTAGTCAAAACGGAAATGCTTGTCGGATCCGTAGAATATCAGCTCCATTTCCTTTTCCGTCAGGTCTTTGACGGGCTTTTCGATATCGATCTTGTGCGCCTTGGCAAAGGCCCGGAAGATTTCCCAACTCCAGCCTTTGCGGGAGAGGGCGCCGGGGATATAAATGCCGCCGTCGGCGATCGAGAGATTATCGTCGTTGATCAGCTTGTTGCCGTCGATTTCCAGGCTTTTTCCGATGCCCTTGCATTCCGGGCAGGCGCCGTAGGGGGCGTTAAAGGAAAAAAGCCTCGGCGTAAGATCGGGGATGCTGACTTCTTCGTGATCGGGACAGGCGTAATTTTCGCTGTAGCTGTAATCCACGGCTTTCTTTTTTTTGCCCTCGGCCGCTTCCACATTGAGGATGATTTTTCCGCCCGCAAGACTTGAGGCCGTCTCCACCGACTGGGTAAACCTGCTCTCAAAGTCCTTGTCGCCCTTTTTTAAGACCAGCCTGTCGATGACGACTTCGATCGTATAGCGCTTGTTTTTGTCGAGATCGATGTCTTCCTCGAGGTACAGGATTTCCCCGTTGATCCGGGCCCGCACGTAGCCTTTTTTCAGGAGATTGGCGAAGAGATTCTTCTGCGCGCCCTTCTTTTCCTTGATCAGGGGCGCGAGGATCATGATTTTGTCCCCTTCCTTGAAGCGGGCCAGGGCGCCCGTGACGATTTCCTCCGCGCTCTGCTTCTCCACGGGTCTGCCGCAGATGGGGCAGTGGGCCACGCCCACATGGGCGAAAAGCAGACGCATATAGTCATAGATTTCCGTGATGGTCCCCACGGTGGAGCGGGGATTGCGGTTTGTGGTTTTCTGCTCGATGGAAATGGCGGGGGCCAGGCCCTCGATGCTGTCCACATCGGGTTTTGTCATCTGTCCGATAAACATGCGGGCGTAGGCCGAGAGGCTCTCCACATAGCGCCGCTGTCCTTCCGAATAGATGGTGTCAAAGGCCAGGGACGACTTTCCGCTGCCGCTGACGCCGGTGATCACCACGAATTTGTTTTTATTGATTTCAATGTCAAAATTCTTCAGGTTGTGCTGACGCGCGCCTTTGATAATAATTTTGTCGATCATTCTATCCTTGTCTTCCTTTTTGTGCCTCTGATTTGTGTCCGGTGAATTTTCCGGAAATTTTATTGTTTATTTCAAGCCTTACCAGCAGTTGTCGAGGTCGTCCAGCCAGATCCGGGCCGAAGAATCGCTGGCCATGCGGAGATCACCCCGGGGGGAAAGGGCCACGCTGCCGACCTTGGGGCCGTCGGGCAGGCAGGAGCGCTTGTACTGCTGGGCGAAGAAGCGCCGGTAGAAGGTTTCGAGCCAGTGCAGGATCGTCTCCCGTTCATAGCGGCCCGCAAAGGCCGATTCCGCCAGAAACAGCACTTTTCGCGGCGCGAAGCCGAAGCGCAGCATCTGGTAGAGGAAAAAATCATGAAGTTCATAGGGCCCGATGAGATCTTCGGTTTTCTGCGAGATTTTCCCGTCCTCGGGGGGCAGCAGCTCCGGACTCACAGGCGTTTCCAGCACGTCAGTGAGGACGGCCGCCAGCCCGGTATCGCCGCAGGTATCGGCGTAATAGCGGACAAGATGCCGGACAAGGGTCTTGGGCACCGAGCAGTTGACGCCGTACATGGACATGTGGTCGCCGTTGTAGGTGGCCCAGCCGAGAGCCAGCTCCGACATGTCGCCGGTCCCGATCACAAGGCCGTTATGGGCGTTGGCGAGGTCCATGAGGATCTGGGTCCTTTCCCGGGCCTGACTGTTTTCATAAGTCACGTCGTGCAGGCCGGGGTCATGGCCGATGTCGCTGAAATGCTTCATGATGGCCTCTTTGATGTTGATCTCCCGGCAGGTCGCGCCGATCCCCCGGATCAGCTTCAGGGCGTTGTTGTAGGTCCTGTCCGTCGTCCCGAAGGCGGGCATGGTGACCGCAATGATGTTCTCGGCCGGAAGTTCCGCCAGGGCAAAGGCCTTTCTCGTCACGAGCAGCGCCAGCGTGGAATCGAGCCCGCCGGAAATGCCCAATATGGCGTGTTTGCAATTTG
This portion of the Fusobacteriaceae bacterium genome encodes:
- the ruvA gene encoding Holliday junction branch migration protein RuvA; the protein is MFEYLEGKVAFKKPDYAAIDVGGAGYRVSISLLTYDNLTVGEKARLYIYNHIKEDSFRLIGFLEEREKTLFELLMGVKGIGVTLALSVMSTFDVETICELVADDDYKNLKKVPKMGEKKAQQLILDLKGKIKTLAKLSGGEKGRARMGYLEIEEELYEALEGLGYTKKEIDAFVTKDEIKGFTSIEQAIRDVLKKMNGKK
- the uvrA gene encoding excinuclease ABC subunit UvrA; this encodes MIDKIIIKGARQHNLKNFDIEINKNKFVVITGVSGSGKSSLAFDTIYSEGQRRYVESLSAYARMFIGQMTKPDVDSIEGLAPAISIEQKTTNRNPRSTVGTITEIYDYMRLLFAHVGVAHCPICGRPVEKQSAEEIVTGALARFKEGDKIMILAPLIKEKKGAQKNLFANLLKKGYVRARINGEILYLEEDIDLDKNKRYTIEVVIDRLVLKKGDKDFESRFTQSVETASSLAGGKIILNVEAAEGKKKKAVDYSYSENYACPDHEEVSIPDLTPRLFSFNAPYGACPECKGIGKSLEIDGNKLINDDNLSIADGGIYIPGALSRKGWSWEIFRAFAKAHKIDIEKPVKDLTEKEMELIFYGSDKHFRFDYDGKEFSFHGLKEYEGAIKNLQRRYYESFSEAQKEEIENKYMTEIVCKTCNGRRLTKEVLSVTVGGKNIMDICDLSIKEALGFFLDLELSEKQEKIAKEILKEIRERLRFMINVGLEYLTLGRETKSLSGGEAQRIRLATQIGSGLTGVLYVLDEPSIGLHQRDNSKLLASLERLRNLGNTLIVVEHDEETMRTADEIIDIGPGAGDQGGDVVAHGTPDEIMENPASLTGKYLKKELKIDVPAGRRAWDKSIKLVGAKGNNLKNIDVEIPLEVFVAVTGVSGSGKSTIINQTLYPALFNKLNRGKLYPLAYKEIQGLEHLEKVIDIDQSPIGRTPRSNPATYTKLFDDIRDLFAKSRDSKLHGFDKGRFSFNVRGGRCEACQGAGIIKIEMNFLPDVYVECEVCKGKRYNKETLDVYYKGKNISDVLDMSVGEAYEFFRSIPALEKRLKVLVDVGLDYIKLGQPATTLSGGEAQRIKLATELSKSTRGKTIYILDEPTTGLHFDDIKKLLSVLNRLVDMGNSVVVIEHNLDVIKTADYIIDIGPEGGAGGGTVVAQGTPEDVMKNKKSYTGEYLKKVLPQTAKRVAVKEKKAVLKKKIS